From Coffea arabica cultivar ET-39 chromosome 2e, Coffea Arabica ET-39 HiFi, whole genome shotgun sequence, the proteins below share one genomic window:
- the LOC140036122 gene encoding uncharacterized protein, whose product MPPVPMPQQTQSPHLLPDTSSLPTLRAVVHRQEPSSASAGQSRPARPRRNPSQAPHEGKSETVPAPFPWATTRRASVYSLNYLLSKQIFKISGEVQCKRCEKRYEMEYDLTEKFIEVGSFIAENKSGMHDRAPGVWMNPVLPACKLCEQDNCVKPIIP is encoded by the coding sequence ATGCCGCCCGTGCCAATGCCTCAGCAGACGCAGTCGCCTCATCTTCTCCCTGACACATCATCACTCCCCACGCTGCGAGCAGTAGTTCATCGTCAAGAACCTTCCTCGGCCTCGGCTGGTCAGTCCCGCCCGGCTCGCCCCCGCCGAAACCCTTCCCAAGCACCACACGAAGGGAAGAGCGAAACGGTTCCTGCACCGTTCCCATGGGCCACCACCCGTCGCGCCTCAGTCTACAGCCTCAACTATTTGTTATCAAAACAAATCTTCAAGATCAGCGGGGAAGTCCAATGCAAAAGATGCGAAAAGCGGTACGAGATGGAGTACGATTTGACGGAAAAGTTCATTGAAGTTGGGAGTTTCATTGCTGAGAACAAAAGCGGCATGCATGACAGAGCCCCTGGGGTTTGGATGAACCCGGTTCTACCAGCTTGCAAGTTATGTGAACAAGACAATTGCGTTAAGCCCATCATTCCCTAA